One genomic segment of Sphingobium herbicidovorans includes these proteins:
- a CDS encoding autotransporter domain-containing protein — MIGSNSVRTPIRLGLGLSVSVLALGASSALAQQAPTLTCPDGSAGPVCIISNSGSTGPITGTLGTAIIVNNSGAISGDPAITAGQAVVLAVNNASGGVIGGGTNAIIAPARTGIPLLSFNVTNAGTINGDVSYVEPTPSAPQNPLAGAVYYYISDGGTLNGNLQLGTGFSTANFIQRGSDDGVTGTIAAGGGIDIYTRSYSQSQSLELGTRALPATFEIEGFEVRGGTTTLTLSGQGTSISLMGDGNVVNNGTINLLNTSGLYPQGVTIVPAAIGYYQQRFATFQRSNVQPGTVPLYTPTYGDALTSFTNEGTVNGDIRIATASFVNNDEINLVTSGIGSIITTSAGEDFLFRNAGTIETTFTGSRSFTTDIEREFDDGVKAAVRIRQALETTSVAGATIENSGTITGGLDANVAADVFSFTNSGLIAGIDANGYFQRGLTLKVGALDLVLPNANDEYNADSASIINTADGEIRDGFYAAVASQNLNFENHGTIAASAREGGQALLIRTGLLQDDGPGNDDVLDIPAQNFAFANTGAIEGAAEINIANRVASFDNSGTVTRTELAINQGEPPLFGGMSAFDVESETDESQTITFNNSGSILGQDRGGSGLVLGVEAGDDEILGAPAASATVNLVNGGTIKATGGATVTPGQFIGLGQNTAYVSQIAALGVDVESSGAGTVNIENLEGGVIQVGGGLTAVVGAQVQGLPQPFWVYSPIANTEGSHSVAVAVAAKTINIVNSGTIQGGAGTNYFPNTPIIDNAIGQPNGYLAGAIHTSGDQLDDESGYLPSTDHVTNSATGVIIGSIDLNAGDDRIDNAGQISGDIYMREGNDAITNAGTITGTVRMGEGNDSFTHLLSSAVLNGTVDGGAGEDILSFDITGTTYTGSIDPALRQLFASFEVEKIIGTGKVVVQQTVEVSSGGELNLTQGSSIVVAPGETAISGGSQSVSISNSGEVVGNVDLGEGNNLLTNASGGSITGNIITGNGANTISNQGGTINGNVLAGSGTDSLVNSGAISGDVDLGAGADMLTIGTGGSFGGTVAAGSGTDVLAFNTGSTYAAQTTIDGSAFTGFEQVNNTAGVNSFTGDLNVEAVKVSGGRLIGQAGSTLTGSVDVTSGGTFGTAGTVSGDVTIGTGGTLSPGASPAIMTINGNLTIANGTTTTFEFVPVGESDQIVVNGGSVTIGDNTTVNLTGSLTPGASRDLIVVNGGGAITGDFDIVNRDPGIVGVLRNNGATLQLLGTFVAPTGISLQANAAIDYVNDLLVAGTASTALISAVPVLLSGGTANAAAFGQLTPEAYASASQLGVEQGLVLAKAGRAGLAATTRDTTGFFSFAQGLGDWRTLKGRGSAGTSSAKSHSYGLVGGIGFGSANASVGAFIGHIDSRQTIARLGARTNADGLVAGLSGHFLSGGFDGTMTIAYDWSEANTRRAVPGGTALSGDYRLRNLVLDGMVGYSFPLGSWAVRPEAGVTHISTRRGSAAETGSAAFALAVDSKKTSATFVDGAIKLKGGLGQGAMFHPWISAGLRHQLEGERSAATAGFVGNAERFTVVGAGRKETMATIGAGASYDLAAGLSLYGAYQGEFGGGHSHNVNVGVRFAF; from the coding sequence ATGATCGGCAGCAATTCTGTGCGCACGCCTATTCGTCTCGGTTTGGGTCTGAGTGTCAGCGTCCTTGCGCTTGGCGCCAGCAGCGCACTAGCACAACAGGCGCCGACTCTGACCTGCCCCGACGGCAGCGCCGGACCGGTCTGCATCATCAGCAACAGCGGTTCGACAGGACCGATCACCGGCACATTGGGCACGGCCATCATCGTCAACAATAGCGGCGCGATCTCCGGCGACCCAGCGATCACCGCAGGTCAGGCCGTTGTGCTCGCGGTCAACAATGCGAGCGGCGGGGTCATTGGCGGGGGCACAAACGCGATCATCGCGCCTGCCCGGACGGGCATTCCCTTGCTCAGCTTCAATGTGACCAACGCTGGCACGATCAACGGCGATGTGTCCTATGTTGAGCCCACGCCCTCCGCGCCGCAGAATCCGCTGGCTGGTGCGGTCTATTATTATATTTCCGATGGGGGCACGCTGAACGGCAATCTGCAGCTCGGCACTGGCTTTAGTACCGCCAACTTCATCCAGCGCGGTAGTGATGACGGGGTGACTGGTACCATCGCGGCCGGTGGCGGCATCGACATCTACACCCGAAGCTACAGCCAATCGCAGTCGCTTGAGCTGGGAACACGCGCGCTGCCCGCGACCTTCGAAATCGAAGGGTTCGAGGTGCGAGGCGGTACTACCACGCTGACCCTCTCAGGACAGGGAACGTCGATCAGCCTGATGGGCGATGGCAATGTCGTGAACAACGGCACGATCAACCTGCTCAACACATCTGGCCTCTACCCTCAAGGCGTGACCATCGTTCCCGCTGCGATCGGCTATTATCAGCAGCGCTTCGCGACCTTCCAGCGCTCCAATGTGCAGCCGGGCACTGTTCCACTTTACACGCCGACCTATGGCGATGCACTGACAAGCTTCACCAATGAAGGCACCGTGAATGGCGACATCCGCATCGCCACCGCCAGCTTCGTCAACAATGATGAGATCAATCTGGTCACCAGCGGCATTGGTTCGATCATCACCACTTCGGCAGGGGAGGATTTCCTTTTCCGCAATGCAGGCACGATCGAGACGACGTTCACCGGCTCGCGCTCCTTCACCACGGATATCGAACGGGAATTTGATGACGGCGTAAAAGCCGCGGTTCGCATACGGCAGGCGCTGGAAACCACCAGCGTGGCGGGGGCGACGATCGAGAACAGCGGCACCATAACCGGCGGCCTGGATGCAAATGTTGCAGCGGATGTCTTCTCCTTCACCAACAGCGGCTTGATCGCGGGTATCGATGCCAACGGATATTTTCAGCGCGGCCTGACGCTGAAGGTTGGTGCGTTGGACCTGGTGCTGCCGAATGCCAACGATGAATATAATGCGGACAGCGCGTCCATCATCAACACGGCGGATGGCGAGATCAGGGACGGCTTCTACGCTGCTGTCGCCTCTCAGAACCTCAATTTCGAGAACCACGGCACAATAGCAGCCTCCGCGCGAGAAGGCGGTCAGGCACTGCTCATCCGCACCGGTCTGTTGCAGGATGATGGCCCGGGCAACGATGATGTGTTGGATATCCCCGCCCAGAACTTTGCTTTTGCCAACACCGGGGCAATCGAGGGCGCGGCCGAGATCAACATCGCCAACAGAGTGGCGAGCTTTGACAATAGCGGCACTGTGACTCGTACCGAGCTGGCCATCAATCAGGGCGAACCTCCGCTGTTTGGCGGCATGTCCGCCTTCGACGTGGAATCCGAGACCGATGAAAGCCAGACGATCACGTTCAACAACAGCGGCAGCATCCTTGGTCAGGACAGGGGCGGCTCGGGCCTTGTCCTCGGAGTAGAGGCTGGCGATGACGAAATCCTGGGCGCTCCGGCCGCCAGTGCGACAGTCAACCTCGTCAACGGCGGTACGATCAAGGCAACTGGAGGCGCAACGGTCACACCGGGCCAATTTATCGGCCTGGGACAAAACACGGCCTATGTATCGCAGATCGCAGCTCTGGGCGTGGACGTTGAAAGTAGCGGCGCTGGCACCGTAAACATCGAGAATCTGGAAGGCGGCGTCATCCAGGTCGGCGGTGGGCTGACGGCCGTCGTCGGGGCGCAGGTGCAGGGGCTTCCCCAACCCTTCTGGGTCTACAGCCCGATCGCTAATACCGAGGGCAGCCATAGCGTGGCCGTGGCTGTCGCAGCCAAGACCATCAACATCGTCAACAGCGGTACCATCCAGGGTGGAGCTGGAACCAACTATTTCCCCAACACGCCCATCATCGACAATGCGATCGGCCAGCCCAATGGCTATCTTGCAGGGGCGATCCACACCAGCGGTGACCAGTTGGATGACGAAAGCGGTTATCTACCTTCTACCGACCATGTCACGAATAGCGCGACCGGCGTCATCATCGGCTCGATCGACCTCAATGCTGGCGATGACCGCATCGACAATGCCGGTCAGATCAGCGGCGACATCTACATGCGTGAGGGCAATGACGCGATCACCAATGCGGGCACCATCACCGGCACGGTCCGTATGGGCGAGGGCAATGACAGCTTCACGCACCTGCTCAGCTCAGCTGTACTGAATGGAACGGTCGACGGCGGCGCTGGAGAGGACATTCTTTCCTTCGATATCACCGGTACGACCTACACCGGATCGATCGATCCGGCACTTCGCCAGCTGTTCGCAAGCTTCGAAGTCGAAAAGATCATTGGCACAGGTAAGGTCGTAGTCCAGCAGACGGTAGAGGTATCCAGCGGCGGTGAACTGAACCTCACGCAAGGGTCCAGCATCGTCGTGGCTCCTGGCGAGACAGCGATCAGCGGTGGCAGCCAAAGCGTCAGCATCTCGAATAGCGGCGAGGTTGTGGGCAATGTGGATCTTGGCGAAGGCAACAATCTTCTGACCAACGCATCCGGCGGCTCGATCACCGGCAACATCATCACCGGCAATGGCGCGAACACGATCAGCAACCAGGGTGGGACGATCAACGGGAATGTCCTGGCTGGAAGCGGCACCGATAGTCTGGTCAATAGCGGCGCCATCTCGGGCGACGTGGATCTGGGTGCGGGCGCTGACATGCTGACAATCGGCACCGGTGGCAGCTTTGGCGGCACGGTTGCCGCAGGCAGCGGCACCGATGTCCTCGCCTTCAACACCGGCAGCACCTATGCGGCCCAGACCACGATCGACGGGTCAGCTTTCACAGGCTTCGAGCAGGTGAATAACACAGCTGGCGTCAACAGCTTCACCGGCGACCTCAATGTCGAGGCGGTAAAAGTGTCTGGAGGCCGGCTTATCGGTCAGGCAGGATCAACCCTCACCGGATCGGTTGATGTCACCAGCGGCGGTACCTTCGGCACCGCAGGCACGGTGAGCGGCGATGTCACGATCGGTACGGGCGGCACCCTGTCGCCGGGCGCGTCCCCCGCTATCATGACGATCAACGGCAATCTGACGATCGCCAACGGCACGACCACGACGTTCGAGTTCGTGCCCGTGGGCGAGAGCGATCAGATCGTCGTCAATGGCGGCTCGGTAACGATCGGCGATAATACGACCGTCAACCTCACCGGTTCGCTGACACCGGGTGCATCGCGTGATCTGATCGTGGTGAACGGCGGCGGCGCGATCACTGGTGACTTCGACATCGTCAATCGGGATCCGGGTATCGTCGGCGTGTTGCGTAACAATGGCGCCACATTGCAGCTGCTTGGAACCTTCGTTGCTCCCACCGGCATTTCGCTCCAGGCCAATGCAGCGATTGATTATGTCAACGACCTGCTGGTCGCCGGAACAGCGAGTACAGCGCTAATCAGTGCGGTTCCGGTACTGCTGAGCGGCGGCACCGCCAATGCGGCGGCGTTCGGGCAGTTGACGCCCGAAGCCTATGCCAGCGCGTCTCAGCTTGGTGTGGAACAAGGGCTGGTCCTCGCCAAGGCTGGTCGTGCCGGCCTTGCCGCAACTACGCGCGACACCACCGGTTTCTTCAGCTTTGCACAGGGGCTCGGCGACTGGCGCACGCTCAAGGGCCGCGGCTCAGCCGGCACATCGTCTGCCAAGAGCCATAGCTATGGCCTCGTCGGCGGGATCGGCTTTGGTAGCGCAAATGCATCAGTTGGCGCCTTCATTGGTCATATCGACAGTCGCCAGACAATCGCGCGCCTGGGCGCCCGGACGAACGCCGATGGCCTCGTTGCCGGTCTCTCGGGCCACTTCCTGAGCGGTGGGTTCGACGGGACGATGACGATCGCCTATGACTGGAGCGAGGCGAACACCCGACGCGCGGTACCCGGCGGCACGGCGCTATCCGGCGACTACCGCCTGCGCAACCTGGTGCTGGACGGCATGGTCGGCTACAGCTTCCCCCTGGGCAGTTGGGCCGTTCGTCCTGAAGCGGGCGTGACCCATATCTCGACCCGCCGTGGATCGGCGGCCGAGACGGGTAGTGCGGCTTTCGCTCTAGCGGTTGACAGCAAGAAAACGAGCGCGACCTTCGTCGATGGTGCCATCAAGCTGAAAGGCGGCCTCGGACAAGGCGCGATGTTCCACCCATGGATCTCGGCGGGGCTGCGTCATCAGCTTGAAGGCGAGCGTTCCGCCGCTACCGCTGGATTTGTTGGCAACGCCGAACGGTTCACCGTCGTTGGAGCGGGACGCAAGGAAACCATGGCAACCATTGGCGCTGGTGCCAGCTACGACCTTGCTGCAGGGCTCAGCCTCTACGGCGCCTATCAGGGCGAGTTTGGTGGCGGTCACAGTCACAACGTGAACGTTGGCGTGCGTTTCGCATTCTGA